Sequence from the Ziziphus jujuba cultivar Dongzao chromosome 9, ASM3175591v1 genome:
cctttttcttttttctttttttgggacctagagtgaaaattttgaaaagtagATTTTTAAGAtctataaaagaattaaaaaaaaatgattttatgcTATATTATATACTTGTTAATCACTGGACTCAGATTGGAGCTGAAAAATTAAGCTTTGAAGTTCTAGCAGAAAATAACAAAGACAAGAAATTGTTCGATTAACGAATTTATCAAACACAAATTTAAAGATTAAAGATCAATTAAATTACAGAGAAGAATAGACTTTGGATATTATGTTTAtccataaaattcaatttaaatattttctcatgTCCTTGGATTTAGTCAGTACGCTCTTCGAATTTACAAGTACTCAAACTAACCTCCTCGACTCACCGATTTAACTCGGCATGACTCGGTCAAAAAGTAAAGCCTATATTTTAACCCAACCccagagaacaaaaataataataataataataaaattaaaaaaaaaaatgaaaaacctaAAAGGTTGCTCcgaaatatttaaattagttaattaatacagaaataaattcaaaaaaaaaaaaaatagttagtcCTCGTTGTTGGAAACTCAGCTGAGTCATCCATCGTAACTCGACTCAATCCGAGTCGGAGCGGAAGAAAGTtgctttttgaacttttttaaaaaacggATTCATCAGCCAGCCCATGTAGCAACGGTCGAGATTCGCCCAAGAGTTCGAGCTTACTTCGGCTGTCCACGTGGCAACGTCTCTGGAAGTCCTCGAGGCTGAGGAACCGACCCGAGCTAGAACCCGGTTCGGATCGGGAAACGACGCGTAATACCTCCTCGAAGAACGACTCGTCGCAGGGGATCGCAAGGGGACCGTGGTTGGTGAAGCCGTACTCTTCCTCGGCTTGCAACAGAAGCTTCTTAAACATCGGGTGATTCAGGTACGTCGCCCGCACGATAAACCTCCTGCAACTGCTGCCGACGCAGACAGCCACGTGTCCTGCCGGTACATCGGACGGCGCTGGTCTAGCCGCCGCTATTCGAGCCTTCCTGCGCCACCTCTGTAGCATTTGGCGGATTCTCACAATGTTCCGAATCTTATTGCATCTTCCCGAcgccattttttttccttttcccggAAAGTGACGGAAAAtcgagaaaataaaaataggtgAGAATGGGTTTTTGAGAGTTTTGAGTGAGAGTGTTCGGTTGGAGCGTGGAGGGTCTTATAAAGTAAATAAGGTTGATCGTGTTACGAAAATACCCTCACAGTTGGAGATAACTACCAGATTATGTTTGTTGTTGAAGAAGTCGTCAGGGCCATGTGATGGGTATACCTTTTTCCACAGCATGGACATTTAGACATGGCTCGTTACTTTATTACTTCCTTGATAAAtgtgcaaactttttttttaattattatttatttctctaatatttaaattgggttttagataaattttacattttagttgttgaaaatttgagatgggtatttttttgtgttttttttttcttttaataaaaattaaaaattaacacaTGATGAGGTGGTCCCCAGTAGAGTACAATAAtgtttttagtaataaaaattagGAAAGTTTCGGAGCTTGAGATTGGCTCCACATTGTTGACTGACCAACAAACAGACTATGTTGATTAAGATTTTATTCTGcataaaatttaatagaaagCTTCGTGATTTCAGTTATGTCTTCCAACtgacaaaaaaaccaaaaggggagagagagagagagaggttggTGGTAGTGTTATATGGGTTTGTGCatgtattttgattaaagaaagagtattattataaataagatCAGTCATACAGCATGCAATTGTTGGAAATTTGTAGCAAAAGGGAAAAACATTTGCATTATTTaccttatataattattttatttccttaataGGGGACCTACTCCATGCTGGTTTTGCTGCAAGCTTATCTAATGCTCACTTCAGAAAGCAAAGCATAATCACATCTTGCAATACTTGATGATAATATTGCTCTTCATTGATTTATATTATGagaaatatatgaatgaaaatgtctaatatttcaattaattttgagCACCACCCACATATTATTCTTAAGATCTTAATTAATGTCATTTTGCTCTACAACATCCTTGATTTAATTTGACATTAATTTTAAGGACAGTATAACTCTTCctcaatgtattaaaatttgattatatgGTTCGATTTGATTCTATTTGTCTTAGCAACTCAAAACCTCACATGGTCTCTCAAAACTTAATTATAAACTTATCTACTTATATTCTCACATCCTTAGCTATATCTTCTCCactggtttattattattttttatttttatttttaataaatctcACATTGACAACCCAAAGCCAATCAAAGGTAGAAAATGAAGTGCATGCTAATaattttgcttaaaaatttcaataactTATGTACGATGCCCCTTCTGCAAATTCACTAATGTGCCGAATTTATTTCTTTAGTAATATACTAATCAAACTGGTAGATAAATGTGCAGTttaagtgtttgatgaaattatAAAGATTTTGATTTCAGTTTCTGCCAACTTTGAGCCTGACATGGTGATTCTATAGTGTTTCATACTGACCAACAAGCAAATCACTCTGTGCTCAGTAAGATATTCGGGCAAAACAAaaggattaataaaaaatatttgaccaCTTGTGGCAGTGTCTGCATTAACAATGTCCATCATCTATCAAATATATGTTTACGCATACCTAGAGctctataaattataatatacttTAATGCATGTACAACAAATTGTTATGGAATTAAttagcaaaaaattaaaaattatgttgAGGAAAGAGAACCTAGTTTCATAGAGTTTGAAAATCTTACCTTATATTATGATCCATGCATGAGGTTAATAATTcagctttttttttggggtcaatgcAATTAATATTCTACTACTACTTAATTCTTCCATGTTCACCACTAGTGTCTAGTCTAGTAGTGGTTTCTGCTTTGGGTAGTTTGGACTTTGCTTATTCATGGAGGAAGCTTAGCAATATGTAATTGTTTGGTAATAAATAGCTGAAGTGACAAGTCCTTTGATTGCGGAGTCTTTCAAGCAAGAGTTTTACTCtttaactataattataaatatatatatatatatatatatagtagtctTTCGATGGACTAGTGTACCATTTTTTAGGTTTTAATGGCAAgccaattaataaaatatatatgctcTACTATTTCTTTAATACGATACATAAACCATACACCGTAGTTCacaaaaaactttatatatatacaacccttatttttcataatatatatatatcatatataattaatttaaagccACTGTGCCACAAGAATTAAATGTCTAAAGCTTGAACCTGCGGAATATTTCCATCTTCAATTACGAGAATTTTTGTTGACAAGGTGCATCCTCAGtttcttccttctcctttctttctttttttttttttttttttttttttttttcggttgtcATTAGATTAATATGATTAGATTTGATACTATTTGTCTATGCAACTCAGAAATCCACATGgccttaaaattctaaaatttttttctccacTTAACACTTCGTTTTAGTTACCAGTCGaggccaaaaagaaaataataataactgtatgttgatgatgattaacactgtttagaaaaaaaaaaatgagaagaagaagagagctaGAGAGAAAAGAAACTTTACTGAACTGATCTTCCATTGTGCCCAGCAGAAAGCAGAATACTGATCATTACTTAAGTATAAGAGAAACTTGGGACATTAATTTCCAtcttatatatcaaaattttttgatagaaaacaaatattatttttgactaTGGTTAGCTTAGCAAATAATCTTGTTTTTAAATGCAAGGCTGCAAATTAATGTTTGATTGATCTGATGCCGATCCATCCAACAAGCTCATCAACTACAATAATGATAATCTTGAAAGGGTGAAAAAGACAgaaacaatttctttttatcctttttGGGTGTTTTCCAAACCCCATGATCTCTTGTCTCCAAGTATATCTTTTTTAAACACTGTAATACggattaaaatacaaataattgaaGATTTAGGGAATATATGCTGGGACCTGCTTTTTATGGACTGATTAGAAGGCAGGGTTAATATTAGATCTAATTAATGATACTTTTGGAACTCGAACTTGCATTTAAATCgttcaaataatttattgataactgaaaaaaaatatatatataaatataatacaataagaaaaaaaagggtctCCAACTGAAGCAGTGATATGTTAATGTAATTAGCAAGCAAAGCATCTTTGATTTGGTCAATTTATAAGGGCACATCAAATCCTTTGCCTAGATGCCTGTTAACGCTCTTTCTCCACCTTATTCTTGTAATTATGGCACTTAACCACTTCACAACTCAAAACtgtaatgaaaatttaatatattttaaatgttaacgaaaatttaatgttttctaatattattatatacttatttctttatttattatattatattttatacactTTTATTTCTTAATGAAACAATTTTAGAGACGAAAGAGGCGGGTAGATGGGCTTCACCTACAAAGCTTTTGATTTGTTTCTCAATAACAATTGGGCCCTCCCCCACAAGACAATGACGCATTCAGGCCTGGTAAAGTCAGTTGATACGTTACTCACTCTTGGGATAGTCCAAGTGTTTGGTGGTTCGATATACAGCACAAACCAATCACATACGACCCTATCGATAAAATTCTGttcacaaatttaaaatttatataaaattaatcaataatcatTGTTTATTCCATTCCTTCAAACAAATACACCCTAAGCTAAATATAAAATTGCCCTTTAAAAAAGGCACATAAGCCAAACTCATGTCAAAATGGGGTAACTCGTACCCACCAGAAGAGCTAAAATTGGATGAAGGTCATTAACAACATATTCTTAGGTAACCATCTTCTGTTCCAACAAGAAACAATCTTGAGTAGGGTAAAATAGTAATACTACATAACACTGACATGTTCCTTGTCCCCTGATCTGCCATGTACAGTTTTTGAGGAATAACCTGATTCTGACCACCCTGCAACATAACCATGTTTTCTTTCAGCAGACTAAATATTTCCACAGTAAGATAGAAATCAATTAATAGAACTGAAACATTCATCCATTAGAAATATGAAGAATGACAACATAATAACAAAACATGCTACTTATAAAACCTATGAATGTTATTTGGGTGGTGTTCGAGTATCTAGTTTACAACGGATGCCAATCTAACTCTGTAAGAATTTTCGGCCATATTCAACAAACTTAATTCCAACACATGTATTCTAAAACACAAGCAATCAGTGGACAAACAGTAAGGGTCGCAACTCGCCCTTAGAACATAACAAACTGGTGATACACCAAtatgttttataaaatattcctatcaaaaaaaatatatgtctaATAAATGGCTCATTGACCATGCAATGAGGAGGCATGTCATTCATAATCGCAGGACCAATGTATTGACAAATGagtatgatttttctatttctatttttattttttgtcattgaAAAAAGACCATGAGTCAATTCAAATGTAACATGCAAAGCAATTCCCACAATTGCTGACCAActtcttttcttaaaaaaagaaaaaaagaaaaaaaaaagaagataaagaagTATACTGTTGATTACGTACTTCATCAGAAGATTGAGATAAAGAAGAAAGTCCAATCTTATTTCTGGAAATTGAAATGATGTCTTGGCCCCAGATGGAGAAACTAGATACACCATCTGTATGTCCTTTGAATATTGTGGGCTGAGGTGGGAAATTCCTGTATAGAAAATAGTAGCCGGATAAGATTTAAGATTCACCACAGTATTATCAAAGAATCATACCATCAAATTAGTATGCAATTTGTTAATAACTAATTATCATTATAGAATTTCTGCATTACCTTCTCAGGTCCCAAATTCGTAAAGTCCTATCAAGAGAACTTGAAACCAGCAAATAGTCCTCGGGTGCAGCCAACTGCAGACAAAAGGGGTTAACACAAGTTCAATTCAAATTAAATGGATTTATCTGTAGGATTTTTAACATACTTTTGTCACGTATCCATCATGAGCCCGCCAAGAGGTGATGACATTTCCACTCCTTGCATCAAATAACCTACAATGACCTGTGCTTAGTCCAGCTGCAATCCAAGATGGCGAAGTAGAAGCTCCACCAGCTTGCATTTTGTCAGACCCACAAGAGCACATGGCAGAGACAAGAGAAGGAAAACTAGATTCCATGGTTTCCCCCCTCCACAAATGAAGCTTTTGACCTTGCGCAACATCAATGAACCTGAAacataaagttaaaattaaaacctGACCTGCATCAGAAAGTTTTTTATTCAGTAAGCTTATAAAGGAATCCTCCATCCAAAAGTACTTATCAACCTGAGAGAACCATTTCCAGTGCCAGCAATGAGCTTTTCAACAAATTCAATCTGATGCATACAAGTATACAAGCTCCCATCAAATGCATTATTCAACAATCCACCAGACAATGTATTGGAATTCAGCATATTAGCCTCATCAGTGTTAAACTTCAAGGCAGAAGCTAGGGGACTTGCATGATATGAAGGATCCATTGATGGTTCAGTAAACAAAGATAATAGTTTCCCAGTTCTGCTATTCCATACATGTATTGTACCATCACAAGACGCTACTCTTCCAGTAGATGACAGGACACAAACGTCATTCACGACCTATAGTTGCAAAAGTAACTTAGATATGCACGACCATAATTATTAACCAAGAAAGATGAGATCtgcaaaagggaaagaaaagaaaactatgCTTGAAAAAGGCACCCAGCACCTCAAAATTCTGGAGGCACAGGCACAATCTATTAACTGTGATTgatacaaattacaaattatgaaGCATAGAAGGATTAATTATAAGCACAAGAAAATAGAAGCAAACCTCCTCATGACCACAGTAGCTGGAGACAGCATTAATTCTTGTCAGTTCCCATTTCTGAACAGTTCCTTTAAACCCTGGACCAGCTCCAGCAGTAAAAACCATACACTCATCTTGACAGAAGGCTAAAGATCTTACAGCCCCCTGATGTGCACGGACTGAGTATAAAACAGATACTCTGATCTTCCATGGATGTTCATCCTTTGGACCCCCAACACGCCCAAGGAAATCAGGTCCATCCCAGCTAGCAGCAGCACTAGGGAACCAAAACCAAGGCTCAAACTTCATGTAGTTTGATTGTACTGTATGCATATCAACTGGACTGCGATGAATATCATAAATCTTTCTCTGAggcatcaagtttttggcaccTCTACTCCCTTGTGACTGTGGAATTGACCATCCTACCCCATTAAGCAACATCTTAGCAGGATGGTATTCAGGAGTTGAGCCCTTGCCAAATATAAGCTTTTTAGTGATTGTGCTTTCTGAACCACTTCGAGATGATTCTCCTGTATGTTCCCACTGAATCATGACAGGTTCAGAAACATGAAGTGCAAAACATGTGTATCTGTGCATATGAGAGagagcacacacacacacaaaaaaaatctttttatagTAACGATGCTTGAAAGCACCAAGGCAGCATACCTTCCAGTTATGATATCGCAGAAGATATTGCTCAAGTAACAACCATGTTGCACAACATTGACGAAGCTTCTCTATCCCAAGAAGAGATGCAAAAGAAGGATACAGAAGTAACCTGCAAATATAATAGTTCACATCATGTTAAAGGAGGacaagaatatatatacatacatgaacaaaaacacaaaaactttAGAAGCTCTATTTTAGACTACAAATTCAAAAATGCAGTGTCAATTAAGATTAGCACTCACACAAGTTCTATACGCCTTTCAATTACAGCCTTGCCATCATTTTTGGGTTTGGAAACTCTTGAGCTATTGCTAGAGGGAGAAGACCCATAAGTAGTTTCCTGTGAGAAAGCAAGCTCATCAAATAGTTCTTTCAGCTGCGGTAGGACATGCAATGCTGTCAATTCTGGTCCAATCCGCTGACAAATGGCCAGCAGGGTGGTAGCAGCAGCCTAATCAACACAggcatcattattattattttttgatacaaCAATTTATGGATAATAAGATGATATTATTTAAGAACAGgcattacttttttttcttaaataagtGGACAGATATGAAACTAATCTTTGCAAGTAATAATCAATTATTTCTTGATGATTTCAATTCATCCATCAAGATGATTATACGAGGACAGACAACAAAACAAGATGCTTAAATAACCTAAAAAACTAAAGCAGAAAGAATAATACAGAAACAGGAAGACCTGTAGTACTCCAATCTCCAAGGTCGTCTGCATAAGAACCAAAACATGTAGGCAACGCTGATTCTGCATATCATAAGCAAATGCTCTGTCATTTTCAAaaaacattacacaattttaaaattaaagcgAGTTCATAGTCAAATCCATACTTCAATTAGCTGTTTTACAACCACCTCCTTTGGCAAGAATACAACTAAGCCATCTGTTGCCATCAAACAATCAACAACAGCTAAAGCACTCCAGCTCTGCACAGGCTCAGGCTTTTTCATATGTGAAGTACCAATACAGGAATAAACAACATGTTTTAGCAGTGGTAACATCTGCCTTACAATAAAGGTCTCCCCTAAAAGACCACCTGGCATGTCAAACCAAAAAAAGTAGCTTAACAGAACATGTTTATATCAGGAAACATTAGAGCATAACAAATGAACTTGTAATACCAATTCTAATCAGCACATCAATTCCATCTGTACTGAGTCCTTTCCCAAAGCACTGAATAAGAGGCAAGATTGTCTGGGTTTAATCTTGATGGTTAGTATTTTATAAGTTGTAATCCCACCAAAGTATGTGTGTGATAAACAGACACAATGAAAATCTAAACATAAATGAAGACTGCGATCTGATAATATTGATAATGCTAGGGTCAGACAAACCTGATGAACGGTAATAGGAACCCCAAGCTCTTCACTGGATCCAATCAGCAGCACAGAAGCAGCAGCTGCTGAACTCTTATGAGCAGCTGAATTTAAGTTTGATATGACCAAAGGGTGTAGCATTTCTAGATATGCAAGTTTACCAACGTGATTCCATATCTCTTGTACAAAGGAGTCTTGTAAAAGAGAAACCTTCAAGTGTGAATAACCTGGCATCTGAAATAAATGTCTCTATTAATATGAAGTTGACCAAGAAAGATCCATACATaagtaacaaatatataaatatgaaaatgtcaTAACTGGCCTGCAAAATCTTTTGGATGGTAGGAAATATTACTGTCTTCACTGCTTTTGGGTTTAAACTTTTGATGAATTCTTTCAACAGTGTATAAGCCCATTCAGATTCGAGATCTGACAAAGGAGTCACTACAAGCGATAAACAATAAGGAGCACACATTTCAGCTGCTAATGTTCCCATTGACTTAAGGGCTCCTCGCATTGCAAAACTTGCTGCATACCGAAGACGAGATCCATCTTTGGCTAGAAGCTGCAGTGGGGCAAGAAACAAGTATGATGCCTTCACTGTTGCAGGAAAATAAGGGGATTCCAAAAGACATTTGGCTGATGGCCTCCTATATATTTATTGAGAGACAGAATAGAAAGAGAGAAGCTTCAGTAACACACGGTAAGATAAATGCCTATCTTACCCACCCACTCCAACCCAATCAAATGTTGGGAAGTATTTCAAATTACTTTCAATCTACAATAACATAGTGCATGGAGCACAAACAGCATAAAAGAGTGATAACCAATACCTTTTCCAATCCTTCTCAATGCATGCTTCTACAATTACGCTAGTTTGAGGTGGAAGTTCCTGCATCAATCCAGGTAAGATGCCACCTTCCAGGTACATGGCCATTGAGgttgaatcaaagagtggcctTCTCAAATGAAGTTCTGCTATAATACAGCCAACAGAGAAAATGTCATTCGCAATATCTGCAGAAAATCTCATTGAACAAGATGATTTCTGCCTCCAAAGCATTAACTCTTGATATCCCATGGAACCTTCATCCCCGACCTCAACAGACTCAAGAAGATAACTCAGATCAATATGAAATGGTGCTCTATAGTGTTTTCCAAGATCAGATGGTTGTGATATGCATTTCCTATAACTCTCCTTTGGAGGCTCTTCTACAGTAGAATTATTCATCACAAAATACTTTGAATGGTTGCCATAAACAGAATTTAAATGCCTAGCATGTTCTGAAAAGGCAGATGCTTCTTCTAATGCTTGTAAATATGCAGTTTCCAAAAGGAGGGAACACTCACTCCCTACTTCATTCTCAATGAATTGATGCTCAGCCGATTCTTTGGTACCATTACTTGTTTTCGTGATTGAAACTCGGCGCATGGGGTGTGGACGAGTAAAGAGCTGACGGCGTCCTACTGACCTTGGGATCATGAGTTCTGATGAAGGAAGCATAACATTCTTGGCAGCAACAGCTGCCTGGCCAGACATCTTGTACCCAAATGTGATATCAATCCAATGATGTAGCTGGCACGAGACACGATCACTTTCCAAAGCCTCACGatgcaattttataaaattctcaGGAGAACCAGCCCAT
This genomic interval carries:
- the LOC107426746 gene encoding protein GFS12 isoform X3, with translation MASPTPLSLSPPLRLFGCLILLGKLQLFSFCWPIYPVITTVAWLTMLMNIFRSWKMWKAVKRLRIKQRTITALAPIAHVSISSYSTVEEVVSNFSSGSLEDHVLCSLCLLIEGKASGRDGHNFLTLVGVPSFEETHIPGSLRHPNIAPVLAILKTDSYVNILLPKPPYTLENILHYSPNALSSEWRINFLVYQLLSALAYMHGLGVAHGNICPSTVMLTESWWTWLNIPDKSGLGSSLSSTGGKCTSPAPVKLGCGMEDCSSQGLYADLNLSTSIDWHCGFNQWWRGELSNFEYLLILNRLAGRRWGDHTFHSVLPWVIDFSTKPDVNSDAGWRDLCKSKWRLAKGDEQLDFTYSTSEIPHHVSDECLSELAVCSYKARRLPLSVLRMAVRSVYEPNEYPSTMQRLYQWTPDECIPEFYCDPHIFSSLNSGMTDLAVPSWAGSPENFIKLHREALESDRVSCQLHHWIDITFGYKMSGQAAVAAKNVMLPSSELMIPRSVGRRQLFTRPHPMRRVSITKTSNGTKESAEHQFIENEVGSECSLLLETAYLQALEEASAFSEHARHLNSVYGNHSKYFVMNNSTVEEPPKESYRKCISQPSDLGKHYRAPFHIDLSYLLESVEVGDEGSMGYQELMLWRQKSSCSMRFSADIANDIFSVGCIIAELHLRRPLFDSTSMAMYLEGGILPGLMQELPPQTSVIVEACIEKDWKRRPSAKCLLESPYFPATVKASYLFLAPLQLLAKDGSRLRYAASFAMRGALKSMGTLAAEMCAPYCLSLVVTPLSDLESEWAYTLLKEFIKSLNPKAVKTVIFPTIQKILQMPGYSHLKVSLLQDSFVQEIWNHVGKLAYLEMLHPLVISNLNSAAHKSSAAAASVLLIGSSEELGVPITVHQTILPLIQCFGKGLSTDGIDVLIRIGGLLGETFIVRQMLPLLKHVVYSCIGTSHMKKPEPVQSWSALAVVDCLMATDGLVVFLPKEVVVKQLIENQRCLHVLVLMQTTLEIGVLQAAATTLLAICQRIGPELTALHVLPQLKELFDELAFSQETTYGSSPSSNSSRVSKPKNDGKAVIERRIELVLLLYPSFASLLGIEKLRQCCATWLLLEQYLLRYHNWKWEHTGESSRSGSESTITKKLIFGKGSTPEYHPAKMLLNGVGWSIPQSQGSRGAKNLMPQRKIYDIHRSPVDMHTVQSNYMKFEPWFWFPSAAASWDGPDFLGRVGGPKDEHPWKIRVSVLYSVRAHQGAVRSLAFCQDECMVFTAGAGPGFKGTVQKWELTRINAVSSYCGHEEVVNDVCVLSSTGRVASCDGTIHVWNSRTGKLLSLFTEPSMDPSYHASPLASALKFNTDEANMLNSNTLSGGLLNNAFDGSLYTCMHQIEFVEKLIAGTGNGSLRFIDVAQGQKLHLWRGETMESSFPSLVSAMCSCGSDKMQAGGASTSPSWIAAGLSTGHCRLFDARSGNVITSWRAHDGYVTKLAAPEDYLLVSSSLDRTLRIWDLRRNFPPQPTIFKGHTDGVSSFSIWGQDIISISRNKIGLSSLSQSSDEGGQNQVIPQKLYMADQGTRNMSVLCSITILPYSRLFLVGTEDGYLRICC
- the LOC107426746 gene encoding protein GFS12 isoform X2; protein product: MAELTCFDCLQRRIQSDFSDRLVFSYGLSDSALPLASTAVVRMSNTIGEASALQFLLAYLPSHNHCCLANYVNEYISKLEDVEGCETTEDQAEVSHKNASLNYSDRLSNGIHYGSGGFSCARTITALAPIAHVSISSYSTVEEVVSNFSSGSLEDHVLCSLCLLIEGKASGRDGHNFLTLVGVPSFEETHIPGSLRHPNIAPVLAILKTDSYVNILLPKPPYTLENILHYSPNALSSEWRINFLVYQLLSALAYMHGLGVAHGNICPSTVMLTESWWTWLNIPDKSGLGSSLSSTGGKCTSPAPVKLGCGMEDCSSQGLYADLNLSTSIDWHCGFNQWWRGELSNFEYLLILNRLAGRRWGDHTFHSVLPWVIDFSTKPDVNSDAGWRDLCKSKWRLAKGDEQLDFTYSTSEIPHHVSDECLSELAVCSYKARRLPLSVLRMAVRSVYEPNEYPSTMQRLYQWTPDECIPEFYCDPHIFSSLNSGMTDLAVPSWAGSPENFIKLHREALESDRVSCQLHHWIDITFGYKMSGQAAVAAKNVMLPSSELMIPRSVGRRQLFTRPHPMRRVSITKTSNGTKESAEHQFIENEVGSECSLLLETAYLQALEEASAFSEHARHLNSVYGNHSKYFVMNNSTVEEPPKESYRKCISQPSDLGKHYRAPFHIDLSYLLESVEVGDEGSMGYQELMLWRQKSSCSMRFSADIANDIFSVGCIIAELHLRRPLFDSTSMAMYLEGGILPGLMQELPPQTSVIVEACIEKDWKRRPSAKCLLESPYFPATVKASYLFLAPLQLLAKDGSRLRYAASFAMRGALKSMGTLAAEMCAPYCLSLVVTPLSDLESEWAYTLLKEFIKSLNPKAVKTVIFPTIQKILQMPGYSHLKVSLLQDSFVQEIWNHVGKLAYLEMLHPLVISNLNSAAHKSSAAAASVLLIGSSEELGVPITVHQCFGKGLSTDGIDVLIRIGGLLGETFIVRQMLPLLKHVVYSCIGTSHMKKPEPVQSWSALAVVDCLMATDGLVVFLPKEVVVKQLIENQRCLHVLVLMQTTLEIGVLQAAATTLLAICQRIGPELTALHVLPQLKELFDELAFSQETTYGSSPSSNSSRVSKPKNDGKAVIERRIELVLLLYPSFASLLGIEKLRQCCATWLLLEQYLLRYHNWKWEHTGESSRSGSESTITKKLIFGKGSTPEYHPAKMLLNGVGWSIPQSQGSRGAKNLMPQRKIYDIHRSPVDMHTVQSNYMKFEPWFWFPSAAASWDGPDFLGRVGGPKDEHPWKIRVSVLYSVRAHQGAVRSLAFCQDECMVFTAGAGPGFKGTVQKWELTRINAVSSYCGHEEVVNDVCVLSSTGRVASCDGTIHVWNSRTGKLLSLFTEPSMDPSYHASPLASALKFNTDEANMLNSNTLSGGLLNNAFDGSLYTCMHQIEFVEKLIAGTGNGSLRFIDVAQGQKLHLWRGETMESSFPSLVSAMCSCGSDKMQAGGASTSPSWIAAGLSTGHCRLFDARSGNVITSWRAHDGYVTKLAAPEDYLLVSSSLDRTLRIWDLRRNFPPQPTIFKGHTDGVSSFSIWGQDIISISRNKIGLSSLSQSSDEGGQNQVIPQKLYMADQGTRNMSVLCSITILPYSRLFLVGTEDGYLRICC
- the LOC107426746 gene encoding protein GFS12 isoform X1 encodes the protein MAELTCFDCLQRRIQSDFSDRLVFSYGLSDSALPLASTAVVRMSNTIGEASALQFLLAYLPSHNHCCLANYVNEYISKLEDVEGCETTEDQAEVSHKNASLNYSDRLSNGIHYGSGGFSCARTITALAPIAHVSISSYSTVEEVVSNFSSGSLEDHVLCSLCLLIEGKASGRDGHNFLTLVGVPSFEETHIPGSLRHPNIAPVLAILKTDSYVNILLPKPPYTLENILHYSPNALSSEWRINFLVYQLLSALAYMHGLGVAHGNICPSTVMLTESWWTWLNIPDKSGLGSSLSSTGGKCTSPAPVKLGCGMEDCSSQGLYADLNLSTSIDWHCGFNQWWRGELSNFEYLLILNRLAGRRWGDHTFHSVLPWVIDFSTKPDVNSDAGWRDLCKSKWRLAKGDEQLDFTYSTSEIPHHVSDECLSELAVCSYKARRLPLSVLRMAVRSVYEPNEYPSTMQRLYQWTPDECIPEFYCDPHIFSSLNSGMTDLAVPSWAGSPENFIKLHREALESDRVSCQLHHWIDITFGYKMSGQAAVAAKNVMLPSSELMIPRSVGRRQLFTRPHPMRRVSITKTSNGTKESAEHQFIENEVGSECSLLLETAYLQALEEASAFSEHARHLNSVYGNHSKYFVMNNSTVEEPPKESYRKCISQPSDLGKHYRAPFHIDLSYLLESVEVGDEGSMGYQELMLWRQKSSCSMRFSADIANDIFSVGCIIAELHLRRPLFDSTSMAMYLEGGILPGLMQELPPQTSVIVEACIEKDWKRRPSAKCLLESPYFPATVKASYLFLAPLQLLAKDGSRLRYAASFAMRGALKSMGTLAAEMCAPYCLSLVVTPLSDLESEWAYTLLKEFIKSLNPKAVKTVIFPTIQKILQMPGYSHLKVSLLQDSFVQEIWNHVGKLAYLEMLHPLVISNLNSAAHKSSAAAASVLLIGSSEELGVPITVHQTILPLIQCFGKGLSTDGIDVLIRIGGLLGETFIVRQMLPLLKHVVYSCIGTSHMKKPEPVQSWSALAVVDCLMATDGLVVFLPKEVVVKQLIENQRCLHVLVLMQTTLEIGVLQAAATTLLAICQRIGPELTALHVLPQLKELFDELAFSQETTYGSSPSSNSSRVSKPKNDGKAVIERRIELVLLLYPSFASLLGIEKLRQCCATWLLLEQYLLRYHNWKWEHTGESSRSGSESTITKKLIFGKGSTPEYHPAKMLLNGVGWSIPQSQGSRGAKNLMPQRKIYDIHRSPVDMHTVQSNYMKFEPWFWFPSAAASWDGPDFLGRVGGPKDEHPWKIRVSVLYSVRAHQGAVRSLAFCQDECMVFTAGAGPGFKGTVQKWELTRINAVSSYCGHEEVVNDVCVLSSTGRVASCDGTIHVWNSRTGKLLSLFTEPSMDPSYHASPLASALKFNTDEANMLNSNTLSGGLLNNAFDGSLYTCMHQIEFVEKLIAGTGNGSLRFIDVAQGQKLHLWRGETMESSFPSLVSAMCSCGSDKMQAGGASTSPSWIAAGLSTGHCRLFDARSGNVITSWRAHDGYVTKLAAPEDYLLVSSSLDRTLRIWDLRRNFPPQPTIFKGHTDGVSSFSIWGQDIISISRNKIGLSSLSQSSDEGGQNQVIPQKLYMADQGTRNMSVLCSITILPYSRLFLVGTEDGYLRICC